In Myxococcus stipitatus, the following are encoded in one genomic region:
- a CDS encoding SDR family oxidoreductase — protein MSIRNVIVVGGTGDIGHAVTHKLRAEGMRVLCASNDVAAETPDSLHVDVTSEDSVVSLFNRAESVLGPLSVLVNCSGFGAFTPVHETSLEDWRKTVDVNLTGTFLCAREAVRRMRSTGGGRLIHIGSVSDHLTLPMNGAYAASKHGVRGLTGVLNEEGKAHGIRATLVSLGAVYTSFWKSRPEFSPADMLSVDDVAQCIWEIATKPLNVRVDEVRLVPPRGVL, from the coding sequence TTGAGCATTCGGAATGTCATCGTTGTCGGAGGCACGGGTGACATCGGCCATGCTGTCACCCACAAGTTGCGCGCGGAGGGGATGCGCGTGCTGTGCGCCTCGAACGACGTGGCGGCGGAGACGCCGGACTCGCTGCACGTGGACGTCACGAGCGAGGACTCCGTGGTGTCCCTGTTCAACCGTGCGGAGTCCGTCCTCGGCCCGCTTTCCGTCCTCGTCAACTGCTCGGGCTTCGGCGCCTTCACGCCCGTCCATGAGACCTCCCTCGAGGACTGGCGGAAGACCGTCGATGTGAACCTGACAGGCACGTTCCTCTGCGCGCGCGAGGCGGTCCGGCGGATGCGGTCCACGGGAGGCGGCAGGCTCATCCACATCGGGTCCGTGAGCGACCACCTCACGCTGCCCATGAATGGCGCCTACGCCGCCAGCAAGCACGGCGTCCGTGGACTCACCGGCGTCCTGAACGAAGAGGGCAAGGCGCACGGCATCCGGGCCACGCTCGTGTCCCTGGGCGCCGTCTACACGTCCTTCTGGAAGTCCCGGCCCGAGTTCAGTCCCGCCGACATGCTCTCCGTGGACGACGTGGCCCAGTGTATCTGGGAGATTGCCACCAAACCGTTGAACGTCAGGGTCGACGAGGTCCGCCTCGTGCCGCCCCGAGGAGTCCTGTGA
- a CDS encoding hemerythrin domain-containing protein: MDAIALLKADHKTVEQLFRKFEKAGPNAYKLKRKLAEQMVHALSVHAAIEEQVFYPMVRARSESLREEVLRSLEEHHVVKWVLSELDELPPEAERFDAKVYVLMETVRAHVLEEESTLFPEVKKALRPQELREMGALLERAKQSAPTRPHPLAPDTPPGNLVAGAVSAVMDMGRDVLRAARRKATTRVREVTSRAMKVPKPQAPEYEAGDAASP; this comes from the coding sequence ATGGATGCCATCGCGTTGCTGAAGGCGGACCACAAGACGGTGGAGCAACTCTTCCGCAAGTTCGAGAAAGCAGGCCCCAACGCCTACAAGCTCAAGCGCAAGCTGGCCGAGCAGATGGTGCACGCGCTGTCCGTGCATGCCGCCATCGAGGAGCAGGTCTTCTATCCGATGGTGCGCGCGCGCTCGGAGTCACTGCGGGAGGAGGTGCTCCGCTCGCTGGAGGAGCACCACGTGGTGAAGTGGGTGCTGTCGGAGCTGGACGAGCTGCCTCCCGAGGCCGAGCGCTTCGACGCGAAGGTGTACGTGCTGATGGAGACCGTGCGAGCGCACGTGCTCGAGGAAGAGAGCACGCTCTTCCCGGAAGTGAAGAAGGCGCTGCGCCCACAAGAGCTGCGGGAGATGGGCGCCCTGTTGGAGCGGGCGAAGCAGTCGGCGCCCACGCGTCCGCATCCCCTGGCGCCGGACACGCCGCCGGGCAACCTGGTGGCGGGGGCCGTGTCGGCGGTGATGGACATGGGGCGCGATGTGTTGAGGGCCGCGCGCCGCAAGGCCACGACGCGAGTGCGGGAAGTCACCAGCCGCGCGATGAAGGTTCCGAAGCCACAGGCCCCTGAGTATGAGGCGGGCGATGCCGCGAGTCCCTGA
- a CDS encoding SIMPL domain-containing protein, which translates to MFNVRPIRSWLLSAVMLTSLGAFAQGPAAPRPPVDPAVRTLRVEGTGEVKAQPDEAFIDLAVETLAPNAKVASEQNAKKMEKVIAALTGAGIARKEIQTRNFSVYPDYGPPAPNETEPKLKGYRVSNVVSVHITELAKVGSLLDQALAAGANRVDQVRFGLAKQDAVQGEALRQAVARARKSAEVLAAALNVKLGAVVDASTVTEPPQLYPARFAMAEAADARVATPIQPEEQTVSAKVTLIYVIESAR; encoded by the coding sequence ATGTTCAACGTTCGACCCATCCGTTCCTGGTTGCTCTCAGCCGTCATGCTCACGTCGCTGGGAGCCTTCGCGCAGGGCCCCGCGGCGCCGCGTCCGCCGGTGGACCCCGCCGTGCGCACGCTGCGCGTGGAGGGGACGGGAGAGGTGAAGGCGCAGCCGGACGAGGCCTTCATCGACCTGGCGGTGGAGACGCTGGCGCCCAACGCGAAGGTGGCCAGTGAGCAGAACGCGAAGAAGATGGAGAAGGTGATTGCGGCGCTGACGGGCGCGGGCATCGCGCGCAAGGAAATCCAGACGCGCAACTTCTCGGTGTACCCGGACTACGGTCCTCCGGCGCCGAACGAGACGGAGCCGAAGCTGAAGGGCTACCGGGTGAGCAACGTGGTGTCGGTGCACATCACGGAGCTGGCGAAGGTGGGCAGCCTGCTGGACCAGGCGCTGGCGGCGGGTGCGAACCGCGTGGACCAGGTGCGCTTCGGGCTGGCGAAGCAGGACGCGGTGCAGGGTGAGGCGCTGCGGCAGGCGGTGGCGCGTGCGCGCAAGTCGGCCGAGGTGCTGGCCGCGGCGCTGAACGTGAAGCTGGGCGCGGTGGTGGATGCGAGCACCGTGACGGAGCCGCCGCAGCTGTACCCGGCGCGCTTCGCGATGGCGGAGGCCGCTGACGCCCGCGTGGCCACGCCCATCCAGCCGGAGGAGCAGACTGTCTCCGCGAAGGTGACCCTCATCTACGTCATCGAGTCCGCGCGCTAG
- a CDS encoding M12 family metallopeptidase encodes MLFIQSLLLTACSEENLAPGPGLPPEMARVPADAPIREGYVWNVVRGKYVPVTYAEVDGLAIREGDMVLGTVKQMEARVREVKALGLEGSAPRAQGLVKSDPTSRWPNAVVPYTIDSSAPNPNRIQDAINHWQDRTHITFVLRTASNAAQYPDYVRVQSGTGCTASYGRQGGEQGMWLDGSCNTGTVIHEFGHILGLDHEHNRADRDAYVLIWWENMAPGAATHFQQNNNEDDDFFGYDYDSVMHYSSGSGSKNGLPTIVTRNRELIGPSNTLSYFDAITATRLFTRTVTLRASSGHYVVAEAGGGSTVNANRVAVGPWERLQLLDLDGNELKTGDHIQLQTHNGNYVQAANGGGAGVNANPLAPGAWETFRIWKMGGPTGSLTISTGDIVVVATPSVGYPKYWEAVGGGGAGVNAVTNTSNLGPSNMFTIAFE; translated from the coding sequence GTGCTTTTCATTCAGAGCCTGCTGCTGACCGCCTGTAGCGAGGAGAACCTGGCGCCGGGCCCCGGCCTGCCCCCCGAAATGGCCCGAGTGCCGGCGGATGCCCCGATTCGCGAGGGCTATGTCTGGAACGTGGTGCGGGGGAAGTATGTCCCCGTGACGTACGCCGAGGTGGATGGCCTGGCCATCCGCGAGGGCGACATGGTCCTGGGCACGGTGAAGCAGATGGAGGCGCGAGTGCGCGAGGTGAAGGCCCTGGGGCTGGAGGGCTCTGCCCCCCGAGCCCAAGGCCTCGTCAAATCCGACCCGACTTCCCGCTGGCCCAACGCCGTGGTGCCCTACACCATCGACTCGAGCGCTCCGAACCCCAATCGAATCCAGGACGCCATCAATCACTGGCAGGACCGGACCCACATCACGTTCGTGCTCCGCACGGCGAGCAACGCAGCGCAGTACCCTGACTATGTTCGCGTCCAGTCAGGCACCGGGTGTACCGCCAGTTATGGACGGCAGGGTGGGGAGCAAGGGATGTGGCTGGATGGCAGTTGCAACACCGGTACCGTCATCCATGAGTTCGGACACATCCTGGGGCTCGACCACGAACACAACCGAGCGGACCGCGACGCTTACGTCCTCATCTGGTGGGAGAACATGGCGCCGGGCGCGGCGACCCATTTCCAGCAGAACAACAACGAGGACGACGACTTCTTTGGCTATGACTACGACTCCGTCATGCACTACAGCTCGGGGAGTGGCTCGAAGAACGGGCTTCCCACCATCGTGACCCGGAATAGAGAGCTCATCGGGCCAAGCAACACGCTGAGCTACTTCGACGCGATTACCGCGACGCGGCTCTTCACGAGGACCGTCACCCTTCGTGCCTCGAGCGGCCACTACGTGGTGGCCGAGGCTGGCGGTGGCTCCACGGTGAACGCCAACCGCGTCGCCGTGGGCCCGTGGGAGCGGCTCCAGTTGCTGGACCTCGACGGCAATGAGCTGAAGACCGGCGACCACATCCAGCTCCAGACCCACAACGGCAACTACGTCCAGGCCGCGAACGGCGGTGGCGCGGGCGTGAATGCCAACCCCTTGGCGCCTGGCGCGTGGGAGACCTTCCGCATCTGGAAGATGGGGGGACCCACGGGCAGCCTCACCATCTCCACGGGAGACATCGTGGTCGTGGCGACTCCCAGCGTCGGCTACCCCAAGTACTGGGAGGCCGTGGGCGGAGGCGGCGCCGGTGTGAACGCCGTCACCAACACATCCAACCTGGGCCCCTCCAACATGTTCACCATCGCTTTCGAGTAA
- a CDS encoding two-component regulator propeller domain-containing protein: protein MWIPGHRLRAVWRGLLGVVLLAGVVLARPGLALDPQRRVSQYSQDSWRSDDGLPQNSLLALAQTRDGYVWLGTWEGLVRFDGARFVVFDKRNTPELRSHAIKALAEDASGVLWVGTDQGLVAYVDGHFQRAPGASAPLEGVRVEELLVGEGSLWVGTSGGLWQVPLGEGVARHFTEADGLPGSFVTALARAGGDNRLWVGTKAGVALLEGGQVLRTPFPVPGPDPHPGVTALYQDVSGTLWMGTEVGLFSWNGAVVTRFTVAEGLPAIVTALFADSQGSLWVGTRRGGLVRREADGFSAPLHGAGLADAEVLSLLEDRDGSLWVGTYSGLFRLRDGPFATYGGPEGLANETVSTVLEDRRGTVWFGTVGGGLFYLRDGRIHRMEDFEGGTDPVITALHEAPDGTLWAGSKAGAFRFDGHRFARSSRVQGLPDDVVTSILVDSRGTQWFGTRKGLARVRGGDVMVFGPRQGLGEPVIVMAEDAAGAVWLGSEGGLWRFEEGKGLRRYMEKDGLPGEVVLSLLSDPDGTVWVGTESGLGRWRNGEWSRYTVSQHGLYDDAVFSIVSDGDGYLWMSSNKGVSRVSRRELDEVADGRRSRLAVMGFDQTDGMRSAECNGNTQPSGWRGKDGRLWFTTIQGAIVVDPVRVRASRQPPEVRIEEVRVQGQLVPVKGPVELRPDGARLDIRFTAFTPGDAVRLPFRYRLVGHDDGWVRAEIRRATYTGLRPGRYRFEVQAEGRDGGWTEPVSLEVLLEPSLWQRTDFWALFVLGLGMLGVSVYLLRVGQLKARERWLEERVQERTRELARANEELEANVRTLRQTQAQLVQAGRMAAVGQLAAGVGHEINNPLAYIVSNLEHASEESDALARELGEARDAGTRLREVGQALREALHGADRVRRIVRDLKTFSRPDDEMQGPVELGAVLDSAVKIAMGELRPRAKVVRDYGDVTWVEGSEARLAQVFLNLLINAAQALPEGRAEENEVRLVTRAGPEGWVVAEVRDTGTGIAPESLGRIFDPFYTTKPVGVGTGLGLSLCHAYVTAMGGTISVESELGRGTVFRVALRRAREMGAAMLAEGRRRGGAGSRSSSVRGTGERVAQVESGQGTRPAVERASSSMGYPASPERPSSPTGYPAVPESSSESRGESARSSPLTGHPTAPGTPQPAWPTEASTSSHSAGAEVTHGARPTAHATGSDSSRRLDLSEPEAAHGLPSSSSTVREDTRSSGRHAAVSGPRPVTGRPSSPMGYPTVSEPLSGTRAVTERTSSRHPVVSESTTGTRFVTEYPPLTSYSPVLESAQPRVEAEPTRSSTVVESVPSLRDDATAPRATSFVQAEQGPPSPGVEAQAMGDAASASSRSEPPSARASSAQRPRGRVLVVDDDALVSGAIRRTLARENDVDVVVSARQALERLCEPVPRRYDVVLCDLMMPEMTGMDLYDALVRTAPAVAERVVFITGGAFTPTARTFLERVENPRVEKPFDPEALRGLVRAEVARARGEVT from the coding sequence ATGTGGATTCCGGGGCATCGGCTCCGTGCCGTCTGGCGCGGGCTCTTGGGGGTGGTCCTGCTTGCCGGGGTTGTCCTGGCACGGCCGGGCCTCGCCTTGGACCCGCAGCGGCGGGTGTCCCAGTACAGCCAGGATTCATGGCGCAGCGATGACGGGCTGCCGCAGAACAGCCTGTTGGCGTTGGCGCAGACGCGCGACGGCTACGTGTGGCTGGGGACGTGGGAAGGCCTGGTGCGCTTCGACGGCGCGCGCTTCGTCGTCTTCGACAAACGCAACACGCCGGAGCTGCGCAGCCACGCCATCAAGGCGCTCGCGGAGGACGCGTCCGGCGTCTTGTGGGTGGGCACGGACCAGGGGCTCGTGGCGTACGTGGACGGCCACTTCCAGCGGGCGCCGGGCGCCTCCGCGCCGCTGGAGGGCGTGCGCGTGGAGGAGCTGCTCGTCGGCGAGGGCTCGCTGTGGGTGGGCACTTCCGGCGGGCTGTGGCAGGTGCCGCTGGGCGAGGGCGTGGCGAGGCACTTCACGGAGGCCGATGGCCTGCCGGGCTCGTTCGTCACCGCGCTGGCGCGGGCGGGCGGAGACAACCGGCTGTGGGTGGGCACCAAGGCGGGAGTGGCGTTGCTGGAGGGCGGGCAGGTGTTGCGCACGCCCTTTCCCGTGCCGGGGCCGGACCCTCACCCGGGGGTGACGGCGCTCTACCAGGATGTCTCCGGGACGTTGTGGATGGGGACGGAGGTGGGGCTCTTCTCGTGGAACGGGGCGGTGGTCACCCGCTTCACGGTGGCGGAGGGGTTGCCGGCCATCGTCACCGCGTTGTTCGCGGACAGCCAGGGCAGCCTCTGGGTGGGCACCCGGCGCGGAGGCCTGGTGCGCCGGGAGGCGGATGGCTTCAGCGCCCCGTTGCATGGTGCGGGGCTGGCGGACGCGGAGGTGCTGTCGCTGCTGGAGGACCGGGACGGCTCGCTGTGGGTGGGCACGTATTCGGGTCTGTTCCGTCTGAGGGACGGGCCGTTCGCCACGTATGGCGGCCCGGAGGGGCTGGCCAACGAGACGGTGAGCACGGTGTTGGAGGACCGGCGCGGCACGGTGTGGTTCGGCACGGTGGGCGGCGGGTTGTTCTACCTGCGCGACGGGCGCATCCACCGCATGGAGGACTTCGAGGGAGGCACGGACCCGGTCATCACCGCGCTGCACGAGGCGCCGGATGGGACGCTGTGGGCGGGCTCGAAGGCGGGGGCGTTCCGGTTCGACGGCCACCGCTTCGCCCGGTCCTCGCGGGTGCAGGGGCTGCCGGATGACGTGGTGACGTCCATCCTCGTGGATTCGAGGGGTACGCAGTGGTTCGGCACGCGCAAGGGCCTGGCGAGGGTGCGCGGTGGCGACGTCATGGTGTTCGGTCCCCGGCAGGGATTGGGGGAGCCGGTCATCGTGATGGCGGAGGACGCGGCCGGCGCGGTGTGGTTGGGCTCCGAGGGCGGCTTGTGGCGCTTCGAGGAGGGCAAGGGCCTGCGCCGCTACATGGAGAAGGACGGGCTGCCCGGCGAGGTGGTGCTGTCGCTGCTGTCGGACCCGGACGGCACGGTGTGGGTGGGGACGGAGTCGGGGCTGGGGCGGTGGCGCAATGGCGAGTGGTCCCGCTACACGGTTTCGCAGCATGGCCTCTACGACGACGCGGTGTTCAGCATCGTCTCGGATGGCGACGGCTACCTGTGGATGAGCAGCAACAAGGGCGTGTCCCGGGTCTCCCGGCGCGAGCTGGACGAGGTGGCGGATGGACGCCGCTCGCGGCTGGCGGTGATGGGGTTCGACCAGACGGATGGAATGCGCTCGGCGGAGTGCAACGGGAACACGCAGCCGTCGGGGTGGAGGGGGAAGGACGGGCGGCTGTGGTTCACGACCATCCAGGGCGCCATCGTCGTGGACCCGGTGCGGGTGCGCGCCAGCCGGCAGCCGCCCGAGGTGCGCATCGAAGAGGTTCGAGTCCAGGGGCAGCTGGTGCCGGTGAAGGGGCCGGTGGAGCTGAGGCCGGATGGGGCTCGGTTGGATATCCGCTTCACGGCCTTCACGCCGGGGGACGCGGTGCGGTTGCCCTTCCGCTACCGGTTGGTGGGGCATGACGACGGCTGGGTGCGCGCGGAGATTCGCCGGGCGACGTACACGGGGCTGAGGCCTGGGCGTTACCGCTTCGAGGTCCAGGCGGAGGGGCGCGACGGCGGGTGGACGGAGCCGGTGTCGCTGGAGGTGTTGCTGGAGCCGAGCCTCTGGCAGCGCACGGACTTCTGGGCGTTGTTCGTGCTGGGGCTGGGGATGTTGGGCGTCAGCGTGTACCTGTTGCGCGTGGGGCAGCTCAAGGCGCGCGAGCGGTGGTTGGAGGAGCGTGTGCAGGAGCGCACGCGGGAGCTGGCGCGCGCCAACGAGGAGTTGGAGGCGAACGTGCGCACGCTGCGGCAGACGCAGGCGCAGCTCGTCCAGGCCGGGAGGATGGCGGCGGTGGGGCAGCTCGCCGCAGGTGTGGGGCACGAAATCAACAACCCGCTGGCGTACATCGTGTCGAACCTGGAGCACGCGAGCGAGGAGTCGGATGCGCTCGCGCGGGAGTTGGGAGAGGCGCGGGACGCGGGGACTCGGCTGCGCGAGGTGGGGCAGGCGCTGCGCGAGGCGTTGCATGGCGCGGACCGGGTGCGGCGCATCGTCCGGGACTTGAAGACGTTCTCCCGGCCGGACGACGAGATGCAGGGGCCGGTGGAGTTGGGGGCGGTGCTCGACTCGGCGGTGAAGATCGCGATGGGCGAGCTGCGGCCGCGCGCGAAGGTGGTGCGCGACTACGGTGATGTGACGTGGGTGGAGGGGAGCGAGGCGCGGTTGGCGCAGGTGTTCCTGAACCTGCTCATCAACGCGGCGCAGGCGTTGCCGGAAGGGCGCGCGGAGGAGAACGAGGTGCGCCTCGTGACGCGCGCGGGGCCGGAGGGTTGGGTGGTGGCGGAGGTGCGGGACACGGGGACTGGCATCGCGCCGGAGTCGCTGGGCCGCATCTTCGACCCGTTCTACACGACGAAGCCGGTGGGGGTGGGGACGGGGCTGGGGTTGTCGTTGTGCCACGCGTACGTGACGGCGATGGGGGGAACCATCTCCGTCGAGAGTGAGCTGGGCCGAGGCACTGTGTTCCGGGTGGCGCTGCGGCGCGCGCGGGAGATGGGCGCGGCGATGCTCGCGGAGGGGCGCAGGCGGGGCGGCGCGGGGAGCCGTTCCTCCTCCGTGCGAGGCACGGGCGAGCGCGTGGCCCAGGTCGAGTCGGGGCAGGGGACGAGGCCGGCGGTGGAGCGTGCTTCCTCGTCCATGGGATATCCGGCGTCGCCGGAGCGCCCGTCGTCACCGACAGGCTACCCGGCGGTGCCCGAGTCCTCGTCCGAGTCGCGAGGGGAGAGCGCGCGTTCGTCCCCGCTCACGGGTCATCCGACAGCTCCCGGGACGCCTCAGCCCGCCTGGCCGACGGAGGCGTCCACCTCGTCGCATTCCGCGGGCGCGGAGGTCACACACGGCGCGAGGCCGACGGCCCACGCGACAGGCTCGGATTCATCACGACGCTTGGACCTCTCCGAACCGGAAGCGGCCCACGGTCTCCCGTCCTCCTCGAGCACCGTGCGCGAGGACACACGGTCCTCCGGGCGCCACGCCGCGGTCTCGGGGCCGAGGCCGGTGACCGGACGTCCGTCTTCACCCATGGGCTACCCCACGGTCTCCGAGCCATTGTCAGGCACGCGAGCCGTGACGGAGCGCACGTCGTCGCGGCACCCAGTGGTCTCCGAGTCCACCACGGGCACTCGCTTCGTGACGGAGTACCCTCCACTCACGAGCTACTCACCGGTCCTCGAGTCCGCTCAGCCGAGAGTGGAAGCCGAACCCACGCGTTCCTCCACTGTCGTCGAATCTGTGCCCTCGCTGCGCGATGACGCCACCGCCCCTCGCGCCACGAGCTTCGTTCAAGCCGAGCAAGGCCCTCCGTCGCCAGGAGTGGAGGCGCAGGCGATGGGCGATGCCGCCTCTGCCTCGTCGCGCTCGGAGCCTCCGTCCGCTCGAGCCTCCTCCGCGCAGAGACCTCGCGGACGAGTGCTGGTGGTGGACGACGACGCGCTGGTGAGCGGAGCCATTCGTCGCACGCTCGCGCGGGAGAACGACGTGGACGTGGTGGTGAGCGCGAGGCAGGCGCTGGAGCGATTGTGCGAACCCGTGCCGCGCCGGTACGACGTCGTGCTCTGCGACTTGATGATGCCGGAGATGACGGGGATGGACCTCTACGACGCGCTCGTGCGCACCGCGCCCGCGGTGGCTGAGCGCGTGGTGTTCATCACCGGAGGCGCCTTCACGCCGACGGCGCGCACCTTCCTGGAGCGGGTGGAGAACCCGCGAGTGGAGAAGCCCTTCGACCCGGAGGCCCTGCGGGGGCTGGTCCGGGCCGAGGTCGCCCGAGCGCGCGGCGAAGTCACCTGA
- a CDS encoding PDR/VanB family oxidoreductase yields MNTVMNDALRVRVARIACEAEDVLSYELVAEEGGVLPPFEPGAHVDVRVPGRESVLRSYSLCNDAEESHRYVIAVQRDARGRGGSRAMHERVREGDVLVVSTPRNDFPLLFARGYVLVAGGIGITPLLSMARQLQRTGADYLLYYCARAPERAAFHELLSTAPFTNRVRFHFDGGEPEKGLDVSGLLSSRKPGTRLYCCGPSGLMKAVRDASTRHRWPWEKVHFESFNADGVSASSGKEDMDFEVTIRSTGQVLNVPKDQSLLNVLRRNGVRVPSDCEAGTCGTCETRVCEGQPEHRDSFFQQEPAGDGRMLVCVSRARSKRLVLDL; encoded by the coding sequence GTGAACACGGTGATGAATGATGCCTTGCGCGTTCGCGTGGCACGCATCGCATGCGAGGCCGAGGACGTCCTGTCGTACGAGCTGGTCGCGGAAGAAGGCGGTGTGCTGCCGCCCTTCGAGCCCGGCGCTCACGTGGACGTGCGAGTGCCTGGAAGAGAGTCCGTGCTGCGCTCCTATTCGCTCTGCAACGACGCGGAGGAGTCGCACCGGTATGTCATCGCCGTGCAACGGGACGCGCGAGGCCGAGGAGGCTCGCGCGCCATGCATGAGCGCGTCCGCGAGGGTGACGTCCTGGTCGTGAGCACGCCACGCAATGACTTCCCGCTGCTGTTCGCGCGGGGCTATGTGCTGGTGGCGGGTGGCATTGGAATCACGCCGCTGTTGTCCATGGCGCGCCAGCTCCAGCGCACGGGCGCCGACTACCTCCTATACTACTGCGCGCGTGCCCCCGAGCGCGCGGCCTTCCACGAACTCCTGTCCACCGCGCCATTCACCAACCGGGTGCGCTTCCACTTCGATGGAGGGGAGCCCGAGAAGGGGCTCGACGTGTCGGGGCTGCTCTCCTCGCGCAAGCCCGGGACGCGGCTCTACTGCTGCGGCCCCTCGGGGCTGATGAAGGCCGTGCGCGACGCCTCGACGCGGCACCGCTGGCCTTGGGAGAAGGTCCATTTCGAGTCCTTCAACGCCGACGGCGTCAGCGCCTCCAGCGGCAAGGAGGACATGGACTTCGAGGTCACCATCCGCAGCACGGGCCAGGTGCTCAACGTGCCCAAGGACCAATCCCTGCTCAACGTGCTGCGCCGCAATGGCGTCCGCGTGCCCAGCGACTGCGAGGCCGGCACGTGCGGCACCTGTGAGACTCGCGTCTGCGAAGGGCAACCCGAGCACCGCGACTCGTTCTTCCAACAGGAGCCCGCGGGGGATGGACGCATGCTCGTCTGCGTCTCGCGTGCGCGCTCCAAGCGGCTGGTGCTGGATTTGTAG
- a CDS encoding SDR family NAD(P)-dependent oxidoreductase, whose product MQPRTQSPVAVVTGASRGIGAAIATELSRQGFEVALLSRDTARLTRLQEQLTVAGGRAWPFPCDISNEKDVVATLETLEAKLGVPRVLVNNAGAGGPFHRADEVSTEEWEWLFGVNVDGVRNLCRWALPRMKAQGYGRIVNISSIMGLFGGAQSSTYAATKHALVGYSKAIAAEWGPYGITCNAVCPGYIETDMLANADPAVRERLLERIPTKRFGKPEEVAGLVSFLVGPQSGYVNGSALVMDGGLSAHLASDVPSF is encoded by the coding sequence ATGCAGCCCCGCACCCAGTCCCCCGTCGCCGTGGTCACCGGAGCCAGCCGTGGCATCGGCGCCGCCATCGCCACCGAGCTGTCCCGCCAAGGGTTCGAGGTGGCGTTGCTCTCCCGTGACACGGCACGGCTCACCCGCCTCCAGGAGCAGCTGACCGTGGCCGGCGGACGCGCCTGGCCCTTTCCGTGCGACATCTCCAACGAGAAGGACGTGGTGGCGACGCTCGAGACGCTCGAGGCGAAGCTCGGAGTGCCCCGCGTCCTGGTGAACAACGCGGGCGCGGGCGGCCCGTTCCACCGCGCGGACGAGGTGAGCACCGAGGAGTGGGAGTGGCTCTTCGGCGTCAACGTGGACGGCGTGCGCAACCTGTGCCGTTGGGCGCTCCCGCGCATGAAGGCCCAGGGGTACGGGCGCATCGTGAACATCTCGTCCATCATGGGCCTCTTCGGCGGCGCGCAGTCCTCCACCTACGCGGCCACCAAACACGCGCTCGTGGGCTACTCCAAGGCCATCGCCGCCGAGTGGGGCCCCTACGGCATCACCTGCAACGCCGTCTGCCCGGGCTACATCGAGACGGACATGCTCGCGAACGCGGACCCCGCGGTGCGTGAACGGCTGCTCGAGCGAATCCCCACGAAGCGCTTCGGAAAGCCGGAGGAGGTCGCGGGGCTGGTGTCCTTCCTCGTCGGCCCCCAGAGCGGTTACGTCAACGGCAGCGCCCTGGTGATGGACGGCGGATTGTCCGCACATCTCGCGTCGGACGTCCCGTCGTTCTGA